In Dehalobacter sp., the following proteins share a genomic window:
- the metF gene encoding methylenetetrahydrofolate reductase [NAD(P)H], whose translation MFISELFQQKKVVSFEIFPPKLTSSIEVIYDTIDALAPLRPDFISVTYGAGGSTSKTTAEIASIVENKYNINSLAHLTCITSSKEQIEGTLTQLADSNVCNILALRGDIPKGSEETGRARDFQYASDLVAYIQAKHSFCLGGACYPEGHPECPNKDQDIENLRRKVDAGVGFLVTQLFYDNDAFFRFQEKVAKLNINVPILAGIMPITNRGQIERILALSNARMPQKLIKILDKFEHNMEALKDAGIVYATKQIVELLANDIDGVHIYTMNKPQIAKDLVRNLDSLFYAVNSQETRKEGNLVPCNP comes from the coding sequence ATGTTTATCAGTGAATTGTTCCAACAGAAGAAGGTTGTATCTTTTGAGATTTTTCCACCAAAACTTACTTCATCTATAGAGGTCATTTACGATACGATTGATGCCCTGGCACCACTCCGTCCTGATTTTATCAGTGTTACCTACGGTGCCGGAGGAAGTACCAGCAAAACGACCGCAGAAATTGCATCCATTGTTGAAAATAAATATAACATTAATTCTTTGGCCCATCTGACCTGTATTACCTCTTCCAAAGAACAAATTGAGGGAACACTGACGCAGCTGGCAGACAGCAATGTCTGCAATATTCTCGCTTTACGGGGGGATATTCCGAAGGGCTCGGAAGAGACCGGCAGGGCAAGGGATTTTCAATATGCTTCCGATCTTGTCGCGTATATCCAGGCTAAACATTCTTTCTGCTTGGGCGGCGCCTGTTATCCGGAAGGCCATCCCGAGTGTCCCAATAAAGACCAGGATATTGAAAATCTTCGGCGGAAAGTGGATGCCGGAGTGGGGTTTCTTGTTACACAGTTGTTCTATGACAATGACGCCTTCTTCCGTTTTCAGGAGAAAGTTGCTAAGCTAAACATCAATGTTCCGATTCTGGCAGGGATCATGCCGATCACTAACCGGGGTCAGATTGAAAGAATACTTGCACTGTCGAATGCACGGATGCCGCAAAAACTGATTAAAATACTTGACAAATTTGAGCATAATATGGAAGCTTTAAAAGATGCCGGTATTGTTTACGCGACCAAACAAATTGTGGAATTGCTTGCGAATGATATTGACGGTGTCCATATCTATACGATGAACAAACCGCAGATTGCGAAGGACTTAGTCCGCAACCTCGATTCTCTTTTCTATGCGGTGAACAGTCAGGAAACCAGGAAGGAAGGCAACCTAGTACCTTGTAACCCCTAA